A segment of the Fibrobacter succinogenes subsp. succinogenes S85 genome:
AAGTCCGATGCCGAAGCGAACATCGCCGAAATCCAGGCGGGTATCGAAGACACGAATCGCGAAATCGAAAATCTCGAAGAACAGCGTGCCACGCGTGAAGAACGCTTGGAATCCGAACGTGCCGAACTCACCGAAGCGCAACAGAAATTGCAGGGCTTGAAGAATGAAGAAGCCCGTTTGCAGTCTAGAATTGACGTGCTTCAAAGCGTGATGAACGAGGGCTCGGATGCCAACCGTTACCTCAAGGAAAACAAGGCGAACCTCATTGGCGGTCTTGTTTCTGAACGCATCGAGGCAACGCCGGAATACGCATCGAGCGTCGAAGCTGCTCTCGGTGAAATTCTTGATTCTGTAGTCGTGAATGGCGACAGTGCCGTGAACGAAATTGTGGATGCGCTCAAGAGTGAAAACGTGGGCAAGGTGCTCATGTCGCTTGTTTCGAGTGCAGCCCCTGCTTACGACAAGCCGGTGAACAATCCGTGCGTTGTCGGTTCGCTCAAAGATTTTGTCAAGACGGACGACGAAGTTTCTCCGTGGCTTTCGGGAATTCTCTCTCGCTATTTTGTTGTAGATTCCTTGCAGACTGCGCTGAATCTGGCGAAGGAATACCGTGGTGAAAATTTGAATTTTGTCACCGCTGATACGATTGTGCGTACAAGCGGCCTTGTGTCGTTTGGCGTTTCGACGTCGGGGGCTCTCTCCCGCAAGAACGAAATTGCTGATGCCGAAGCGCTTTTGGAAAAAGTGCAAGGTGATATTTCTGCCGGCGAAGAAAATGTGGACCGCTTGCGTGAATTGACCGAAGAAGATACTCAGATGCTCTCGTCCTTGGTCGATGAAATCCGTGAAAAGCGCGATTCTCTGCGTGGTGGCGATGCTTCTATCCGCATCCACAGGAATACGGTTGAAAACTGCACCCGTCGCTTGACCCAGTTGAATGGCGATGTGACGAACGCGCAGAACAGAATTGAAGCGGCTGCGCAGTCCAAGAACAGCGATGCGGAACTTGCCGAAGCCGAAGCTGAAGTCGAAAAGGTTGAAGAACGTTACCAGACGATTTCGGACCAGCTCGGTGAAAACGAGACGATGCTTCGCGAAAAAGAAGAAGATGTCCGTGAACTCGAACGCAGTGCGCAAGACAAGACTTCTCGCTTAAAGCAGAACCAGAACCGCGTGGTCGCTATTGCCGACCAGATGGAATTTTTGGACAACACGATTCGCAACCGCCGTGAAGAAATCGAAAAGAATACGGTTTCGATTGAAAAGTTTGAGACGGATTGCAACAAGCTCGCTGACGAAGCGCAAGTGAAGGATAATGCGCTCCGCGAACTTGAACGCAATCGCGACCTCGCTCGTGAACGCTATGACCTCGTGAGCGGTGATTTGGAAGGCTGGCGTGACGAAGTGAACCGCCTCCGCGATGACATGATTGAAAAGATGAAGGAACTGAATGACGTCGGCCGTCGTCAGGAATCCCTTCAGAACAATCTCGACCGCCTCCGCGAACGCATCACGAATGAATGGTCTGTCGATCTTGACAATCCCGAAAATGTCGAACGTGTGGAATACACGCAGCCAGAAGCCGACCGCGAAATCCGTGAACTCCGCGGCAAAATCAAGGAACTGGGCCCGATTAACATCAACGTGATGGAAGATTACGAAGACGAAAAGAAGCGCCTCGAAGAAGTCGAAAAACAGTTCGACGACCTCGATCGCGCCCGTGCATCGCTCGACCGCACCATTACAAAGCTTGACGACATTGCCCGCCAGCGCTACCTGGATACGTTTGCACGCATCCAGAAGAACTTCCAGTTCGTGTTCAGCAAGCTGTTCCTCAATGGCGAAACGAAGATGAACCTCGTGGAACGCGTGGACGAAATGGGCAAGCCGATGGACATTCTCGACGCCGACATCGAAATCAACGTCCGCCCGACCGGTAAGAAGATGCGCGGCATCAAGGCTCTTTCCGGTGGTGAACACGCGCTTACGGCAACGGCGCTTTTGTTCGCTATTTACATGGAAAAGCCGTCTCCGTACTGCGTGCTGGACGAAGTCGACGGTCCGCTTGATGATGCTAACGTCGGTCGCTTTATGGCGCTCCTTCGTGAATTCAGTAAGCAGACCTTGTTCATCGTCGTGACGCATAACAAGCGTACCATGGCCGAAGCCGATATGCTCTACGGTGTGACGCAGGAAATCAAGGGTATTTCCCGCATCGCTAGCGTGCAGCTCGCCGACGCAACTAAGTTTGCTATATAGACCGCTCGGCTCTATCGCTGATGGAAAAAATCCCTCTTCGCCTCGCTCTCGCCACCACGGCACGTTTGCTCAGTGCCGCTTGTGGCTCACGATGGCAGTGTCATCCTGAGCGAAGATGCGTAGCATCGTAGTCGAAGGATCCAGTAAAGTTTTATGATTCTCTCGTCTTTCGTCTCTCGTCTATCATCTCTAAAAGGTTTCGCTCTCGCGGCTGCGTCCGCCATTTGCTACGGCACCAATCCGCTGGGCGCGTTGCATTTGTACACCCAGAATTACTCGCCGGAGACGGTCCTCTTTTACCGTTTTTTCACGGCGGCGATTCTCCTTTTTGTGGTAATTCTCGCGAAAGGTTCGCATTTTAAAATCTCGTTCCGCGAGTTCCGTGCGCTTGTCGCGTTCGGATTCCTCTTTGCGGTAAGTTCGCTTACGTACTACGCATCCTTCAAGTACATGGACGCAGGGCTTGCATCCACGCTATTGTTCCTTTATCCGCTCGAAGTCTCGGTGCTCATGGCCATTTTCTTCAAGGAACGTATAAAGGCTTGGACAATCGCTTCTATCGCGGTCTCGATGGCGGGCGTGGCGCTCTTGTATCGCGGCGGCGATGGCTCGACGCTAAGCACGGTGGGGTGCCTGCTGGTGTTTTTGTCGTCCATAAGCTATGCCATTTACATGGTGATGGCAAACCGCATCAACCTCCAGATGGGTTCTGTGAAGATGACTTTTTACGCCATCTGCTTTTGCTTGTGTTTTTTGTTGCTTTATTCCGTGACGCTTGGCTCTGGCCTCCCGCCGCTCTTTACGCAGGCAAGTTCGTGGGGTTGGGGCTTTATGCTGGGCCTTGTGCCGACGGTGCTCTCACTCATCTTCATGGTCAAGGCTGTGAAAATTATCGGCTCCACGCCCACGGCAATTCTCGGTGCTTTGGAACCCGTGACTGCCGTGACCATTGGCGTAATGGTCTTTGGAGAAACGCTAACGACTCGCATTATTGCGGGTATCGCCTTGATTCTCGGTTCTACCATGCTGGTGGCTGTGAAAAAGTAGAATAGTCGCACCGTAGGTGCCAAACTAAAATCTACTGACTAATGACTATTGACTAGTGACCTATTACAAACAACTAAGTTCTATATAATACATTCTGACTTTTTTTGGTGTAGTTTTCCACGTCTACTCCCGTTTTCCTGCATTTTTGCTCTCGTTTTTCTGTAATCATTTTATAGTTTTATTTACATGAAAAATTTAGTCCAAACTCTTTTGCTTTCTTCGGTGGCGGCGTTGTTCGCATCGTGCAATAGCTCAACATCTGGTCCGGAATCATTTCGGGAACCGATAAGTTACACTCCGGATGGCAAATGTACGATTGATATGTTAAAGTACAAAACTCAGGAACAGTTGGACTCGTTGCGTACTTTTTGTGATACCATTTTTGTTCATAGTGTCTTGAATGTTTATAAGGACACTGTTTACGACGATACTTTGATTACAGGCAATGAAAAGTACACCAGCTTTATTTATTTTGATCGTTATACGGAAAAATACGATACACTTACTAAGCAAAGTGCTGCAAAAAGTGGGACTTCAGGCCCATGCGGTAGAGTTCCTGTTTATTGCAATCTTGATTCCTCTGATACGCAAAAGACGTTTAGTTGCGAAATTTCCAGTGTGTGTTATATGTATAATCAGACAGATAATCTTGCAACGAGTTCTGCCGAGGTTGCTGTCGTTCGTTTAGATCCTGTATTAATAACGAATGAGCCACTGTGTTCTCAACCGGGGTATCGCTGTGTGCGTGATACTGTTTTCCATGATGTTCTTCATAAAACATATCGAACAATTGCTCGTGACA
Coding sequences within it:
- the smc gene encoding chromosome segregation protein SMC; this encodes MQITKLKIFGFKSFAQRTEINFPTKGLTAVVGPNGCGKSNITDAIRWVLGEQKAAALRMGKMQDVIFSGTEERAAMSLAEVSIVIDNSDGTLASDYSEVIVTRRVHRDGSGEYLINNQECRLRDVHALLFDSGLGSSTYSQMNADMIKAVLSDKADDRRVLFEEAAGVSKYKQQRKETRRQLERVQMDMERVEDNLRSVRRSVRLYETQAEKVNAYKKLNTRLRELDLSVSLDKFEDYKEGLATLDSTTKRMNHEVESSKTQATELQAKIEEKKLAISEDENTYRDLERNVQAATIALNDLNNNIMRLRDSMAALESSNEKAQGEIERSEQKSQELSEEKARLEEEIAVLGSENDMDELNALLERERETLQVMRDKVDDLRTQSRELSNARLQATNRVNSLRGRFERMDAEVNMLQSNIAKWQTEIEGLDKQKSDAEANIAEIQAGIEDTNREIENLEEQRATREERLESERAELTEAQQKLQGLKNEEARLQSRIDVLQSVMNEGSDANRYLKENKANLIGGLVSERIEATPEYASSVEAALGEILDSVVVNGDSAVNEIVDALKSENVGKVLMSLVSSAAPAYDKPVNNPCVVGSLKDFVKTDDEVSPWLSGILSRYFVVDSLQTALNLAKEYRGENLNFVTADTIVRTSGLVSFGVSTSGALSRKNEIADAEALLEKVQGDISAGEENVDRLRELTEEDTQMLSSLVDEIREKRDSLRGGDASIRIHRNTVENCTRRLTQLNGDVTNAQNRIEAAAQSKNSDAELAEAEAEVEKVEERYQTISDQLGENETMLREKEEDVRELERSAQDKTSRLKQNQNRVVAIADQMEFLDNTIRNRREEIEKNTVSIEKFETDCNKLADEAQVKDNALRELERNRDLARERYDLVSGDLEGWRDEVNRLRDDMIEKMKELNDVGRRQESLQNNLDRLRERITNEWSVDLDNPENVERVEYTQPEADREIRELRGKIKELGPININVMEDYEDEKKRLEEVEKQFDDLDRARASLDRTITKLDDIARQRYLDTFARIQKNFQFVFSKLFLNGETKMNLVERVDEMGKPMDILDADIEINVRPTGKKMRGIKALSGGEHALTATALLFAIYMEKPSPYCVLDEVDGPLDDANVGRFMALLREFSKQTLFIVVTHNKRTMAEADMLYGVTQEIKGISRIASVQLADATKFAI
- a CDS encoding DMT family transporter, with amino-acid sequence MILSSFVSRLSSLKGFALAAASAICYGTNPLGALHLYTQNYSPETVLFYRFFTAAILLFVVILAKGSHFKISFREFRALVAFGFLFAVSSLTYYASFKYMDAGLASTLLFLYPLEVSVLMAIFFKERIKAWTIASIAVSMAGVALLYRGGDGSTLSTVGCLLVFLSSISYAIYMVMANRINLQMGSVKMTFYAICFCLCFLLLYSVTLGSGLPPLFTQASSWGWGFMLGLVPTVLSLIFMVKAVKIIGSTPTAILGALEPVTAVTIGVMVFGETLTTRIIAGIALILGSTMLVAVKK